Below is a genomic region from Betta splendens chromosome 8, fBetSpl5.4, whole genome shotgun sequence.
AAGGAGCCACTTCCACCTTCACTAATGTAACATATAAAGGCAACTAACTGAGCTGAAACAGGGCGTGAAGACCTCAGGGCttagagacagagatggaatGTAATAGCAGAGGAACGAGGGGAATATGATCATTTGCTCATGTGCAGTGGTGGGAGAAGTATTATGTATtaagtaaaaacagaaatacTGCAAGGTAGGACCACTCTCTACTGTCCTGCATTGGGAATCTTACTTTAATTTGAATTATTGTACTTTTGAAATTGACACTGGAAATAATAAAGTCTATTGTTATAGATATAAACAATTTTATTCCATTAATCTTAATCCCATTTGtacttatatttttaaatactcaAACAAAGTAGAATaccataacattttatttgagtaaatgtactgtatacttCCACCAGTCATGTgaccagctactgtagctgtttagGTATTGCTGTCAACATGAACTGTACATATTGTAAAAATAGTTACGTAACTGTGGGTTGGCTGCAAATGAGCATTACTGTTCGTCTGTTTTATCTAACTATGCTGTCCATGCGTTCAGAACTTAAAttgattatattttattagaagGTTGTGGGTTTTTTCATCTTTAATCACATAGAAAAATGTACTTACATAAAATGAGTCGCCATAGAAGTGAATAAAACTATGTACAACTTTCCCAGCCCTTTTTAATGGTAATGTGTATATATTGTTTGTTAAAGATGGAAAATTATCAatgtatattgtatataaaataaatacctaGATAGACATAAAATAAGCAGGCCTTTTAAGATCCTTTTTCTAATAATTTCAAAGAAAGCATTCAGTGAAAAACCTGCTGACTTGGTTTACTGTGCGGCTGTGACCTACATGTATGATAGTAGAAATGTTTACTTCATGATTGGTATATGGTGAGTTCCTTTTTTTGAGTTTGAGTTTCAGTTCTGTAccaaaaaacagtgaaatgtggcATAACTGCTGATTTTATTcgatgtgattttttttccactaATGTTAGTTGTGTATATGGGCagattttattaaatgttagGAGTCATATTGTTCTGTAACTGTAATTGCAGCCTTTATGTGGGAGATAatattgtgtgtattttactAGTACAGCTAGGGGGCCAAGGCCTAAGTCATGGAATAGTTTACTCATTGCTTACTGTTTTGTAATTGTAAGCATAATTATCAAATAAaagtttcatttgttttatagTGTTTACACGAGAAAAAAGTCCCCTATTGTacatctgcttctgtttcatcAACAAAGGTCAAGTCTTCTTTAATCATTTAGAAGGGATCACATTTAAAGTCTAAAAgtcaaattatttaaatatttacattcagGGACCAAAGCAAAGTTTTAACAATGCTTGAAGTAAAAATAGTAGAAATAGTAATGTGCATTATGTTGTGGATTAGTATTTCAGTAAATATGCCCAGTGTGTGTCACACCTATTCTGTCTCCAAGCTTGATTAAgacaaattaaaacactgaAATATCCAAATATAAATAGTCAAACTCATTACGCATATTAGAGATGTGTGAAAATATATTGTTTTGTTATATTTGTGTCACACATTTAGTTAATAATTTAGATTGTTGTTATTGAACACATTAAACTGGTTTGCTATGTTCTTATAGAACATGTTCAGTAAGTGTGCTACTAAAATGAGTATCACTCTGTGGTGGGGAACATTTCCTTTGACAGCATCCAGTCAAAATGCATTTACATTATCATGTCATGGAGTGTTTCCTGTAGAATGTTGCCCAGCCCAAAGTTTCCTAACTATCTGTCCCTGTGCATGTGTCCAGTGGCTGATGTGCAACACATCAAAAATCTATCTAGCTTTGCCACCACATCCCATTCAAACCACAAAGAGTCTGCAAGTCATTATGAAGACattgtttaatattttgtcATTAGTTGAGATGTTGAGTTGAGTCATACAGTTGAACATCCCATAAGTATTATACTAAGTGATTCGTATTTGTTTGTAACATCAGGAAGAGGTCTGCTAATACCCGAGCGGAGATGATGCCTTTAACCCTACAGTAATAGATTAGTATTTATTATACATAAAATTTATTGAAAATGGTTGCTAAGAAGTAGTTCCACCACAAAGCAAAGCTGATCCTGGCACATGTCTCCCTCTAGTGTGTGAAAGTTGCACTGATCAAGCGCTGCAGAACATCTGTACATTCACAGAGTCAGCTTGTGTGAGAGCTAAATGAAAGAGGAGCTGGAATTTTTAGTAGTTTAGATCGATTACTTATCTGAGAGAAAATTTAAGTTCGTCGGGCAGCTGAAATTCAACTGaaacttttattattaaatacaaacCTTGTCATTGTCGCACCGCTACATTTCCGACAGTCCTTAAATGCAGCACTCTTAAAGGCAGCGCTCTTCTTCCGTCGCGTCAGTTCCAACATGGCGGCGCCCGATGTCGCCGCCGGAGTGGAGGGAGGCACCAGTTTGTCCGAATCACCCACCGGAGAGGTGAAGAGACCCCAGTTCGGGACGCGGTTCCTTTCGGACCCGCGGCAGGTCTTCCAGCACAACGCCTGGTAACTTATTGCTGCCAGCTGTTAGTTCGTCTCTGTCACACAGGGACGCTCCGTTAGGTTCCGGGAGATCAGTAACAAGTGTCTGGGCACTGAGAAACGTGGGAGCCTTTATTTATACCATGTAACCTGTCACTGATGgaatgtttgttgttgttttgattgGGGAAAATATGATTTTGCATTAAATTGAGTATAGAATAAAAGAAACGCCCTGATTCAATTACACCTGAGTCTGTATCACATGACGATTTCCAGTGCTTCTACGTGGCTCTGGGCTGCTACTTGTGTGCATCACTTCACACATGCTGGATGCTGTAAGTAACGTCGTGCTGTCAACAGGGACAATGTCGAGTGGTCTGAGGAGCAAGAAAGAGCCGCCAAGGAGAAGGTGTCAGAGAACAGCCAACCACTTCCTCTGGAGAAACAAGGTTGCATGTTGTTTACACTTTAACCACATACTGTGATTGTGAGTTGTGAGTGAAACCCAAGTCTGACCTTCATCTCACAACATTGCATATCTCTAACATTTCATCTCGCTTTTGTTTCAGAGGAGTATGACAGTCGGGCCAGTGATTACTGGAATGACTTTTACACGGTCCATGAAAACCGTTTTTTCAAGGACCGACACTGGCTGTTCACTGAGTTCCCAGAGTTGGCCCCTCAGTTCAGCCTGAGCCACGAATCCCATCCTGAGGTCTCTGGCACAGACGGCGTGCAGCGGAATCGCTTGGATCAGGAGCAATGCGGAGAAACCGCTGCTCTGCCTCACGCTGATGGTGACTTCCCAGGCTCCTCTGCCACATATCGAATTCTGGAGGTGAGGGATTATATGATACCTCTCACCTTTTGTTGTCTGTGAAAGGTACAAACTAGACTGTTATGTTATGATCATTTCTAATGGAGTACCTTCAGAGAACAACACTGGCTTGTGGCCTGTGATCGTCTATAAACCTGTGAATTTTGGGGCTGATCCAGTTTTAGATGTTGATAAACGACAAATGCTTCCAGATATTCATCCTCTCTAAAAGAAGAATGGCTGTAACAATACAAAACTCAGGGTCGGACATTTAAACTTCTTCAGGGAACTGCTTACTGTTCTATTTAATTTATAACTGatctaatgaaaacattttctaCTAAACCAAATTGGGAGGACTGTGCGACTTTGGCAGAGGTTTACATTTTCTAGTAATTGCAGCAATCTGTGTTGGCTACTGGTTTGTCAGCGGATGCAAACGGGAGCCCAAACAATAAAGCCTCTATGTTCTCTCTGCAGGTTGGCTGCGGTGTGGGCAACACGGTTTTTCCAATACTGAAAACCAACAAGTAAACCGAGTCAACATATTAG
It encodes:
- the mettl2a gene encoding tRNA N(3)-methylcytidine methyltransferase METTL2, with product MAAPDVAAGVEGGTSLSESPTGEVKRPQFGTRFLSDPRQVFQHNAWDNVEWSEEQERAAKEKVSENSQPLPLEKQEEYDSRASDYWNDFYTVHENRFFKDRHWLFTEFPELAPQFSLSHESHPEVSGTDGVQRNRLDQEQCGETAALPHADGDFPGSSATYRILEVGCGVGNTVFPILKTNNDPGLFVYCCDFSSTAVELVKTNPESDPGRCFAFVHDLSDVEANYPVPDGTLDVIVLIFVLSALHPNKMQASISRLARLLKPGGVMLLRDYGRYDMAQLRFKKGRCLSENFYVRGDGTRVYFFTQDELHELFIGAGLEKVQNLVDRRLQVNRGKQLTMYRVWIQCKYRRAPIQGETTGLA